The segment GTTGACGCACATGCCGACCAGGTCGATGCCGATGGTGTCGTGGCGGCCGAGCTGCTGGGCCAGCTTCAGCTTGGTGCCGACGCCGTCGGTCCCCGAGACCAGCACCGGCTCCTTGTAACGGCCGGAAAGGTCAAACAGGCCGCCAAAGCCGCCCAGCCCGCCCATGACTTCGGGGCGGAAGGTGCGCTTGACCATCGGCTTGATGCGCTCGACAAGGGCATTGCCGGCGTCGATATCGACACCCGCGTCGCGGTAGGTAAGTGAGCCCTGGTCGGAGGACATAACGGATTCCGGCGCTGATGGAAACGCGCAATGATAGCAGCAAGCCGGCCCCCGGGCCCGGTCGTGCACGCGCTCTGGATGGACGCCATGCCAAGGTTTGGGCAGACTTCCCGCCTCCCCAGCAGCGATGCCATGACTATGCGCGCAGCCCGCCCCCTCGCTTTCCTGATGCTTCTGCTGCTGGCAGCCATCGGGCCGGCGCTCGCCCAGACGGCCATGTATACGGTATCCGTACCGGTCGCTGACACCAGTGCGGCCGTCCGCGACCAGGCCTTCGCCAACGGTCTCACCCAGGTGCTGGCCCGTGCCACCAACGGTGCGGATCCCCGCGCCAAGGCGGGCTACGCCGACGCCATGAAGCAGCCGGGCGGCCTGGTGCAGCAGTACCAGTACCAGCGCACGGGGGGTGCCAACGGCGCCCCGCTGGCCCTGGAAATCACCTTTGACCCGGGCGCCATCCGCCGCGTGCTGGCGGTGGGCGACGCGGCCGCCGCGGCGCCCAAGCCGCCGGTGCTGGTCATCGCCCACGACCCTGCGGGCAAGGCGCTGGGCATGCAGGATCTCGCGCCCCTGGCGCAGATGGCCGATGCCCGCGGCTACCAGATCGTCACTCCGAAGGCCGATACGCCTGTCGACGCCAAGGCGCTGGCCGCCGGCGATACCTCAGCCGTGGCCGGCGCCGCCCGCCAGTACAACACCGCCACGGTGCTGGTCGGCACGGTGCGCGATGACGGCACCGAGTGGACGCTGGTGAACGCCGGGCGCGTGGCCAGCTGGCAGGACAGCGGCGAAGCCCGCGCGGCCCTGCTGAGCAATGCCGCGAACGCCATGGCCGACAAGCTGGATCGCTCGTATACCGCCGCCGCCGGCGGCAGCACCAGCGGCAAGGTGTGGGTGGCCGGCCTGCATTCGGCGGTGGATTACGCCGGCCTGCTGGCCACGTTCCAGAACGACCCGACGGTGAAGACCATCGTGCCGGTGGGCGCCACGGCCGATGGCGTCCTCTTCAGTGTCAACGCCAGCGCGCCGCTGGCACGCCTGGTGGCGGGCTATGCCACCGGTGGCCATGTGCTCGCGACGGACGCCCACGCGGGCGCTGACCTTGCCGTCCGCTGGGTCCCCTGACGCATGACTCAAGACACCTCGCGTCGCTGGCAGATGCTGGCACTGATCGGGATTATCGTTTTCCTGATCTGGTTGCTGGCACCGGTGCTGATGCCGTTTGCCCTCGCCGCCATGCTCGCCTACCTGGGTGACCCGCTTGCCGACCGCCTGCAGCGGCTGGGCATGGGCCGCACGCTGGCGGTGAGCATCGTCTTTACCGTCATCATCATCATCTTCATCGGCGTGCTGCTGTTGCTGGTGCCGCTGATCCAGCGCCAGGTCACCAACCTGATCGACAACCTGCCGCATTACGTGGAATGGCTGCGCAGCGTCGCCTTGCCGTGGGTGCAGCAGCGCCTGCACCTGGAAGCCGACACGTTCGACAGCGACAAGGTGCTCACGGCCATCAAGGAGCACATCGGCTCCATCGGCAGCATCGCCGCCAGCACGCTCGCCAAGGTGACGCAGTCCGGCATGGGGGTCATCACCTGGATGACCAACGCCGTGCTGATCCCGGTGGTGGCGTTCTACCTGCTGCGTGACTGGGACACCATGATCGCGCACATCCAGCGCCTCATTCCCCGCTCGGTCGAGCCCACCGTGGTCCGCCTCTCGCGCGAATCCGACCAGGTGCTCGGCGCCTTCGTGCGCGGCCAGCTGCTGGTGATGCTCGCCCTGGGCGTGTTTTACGGCCTGGGGCTCACCCTGGTCGGCATTTCGATCGGCCCGCTGATCGGCATGGTCGCCGGCCTGCTCAGCTTCGTGCCCTACCTCGGCTTCATGATCGGTTTCGTCGCGGCCCTGGTGGCGGCGCTGGTCCAGTATGGCGACTGGAACCACGTGATCCTGGTCGGCGTGGTGTTCACGATCGGCCAGTTGCTCGAAGGGTATGTGCTCGTGCCGCGCCTGGTGGGCGGAAAGATCGGCCTGCATCCGGTGGCGGTGATTTTCGCCGTGCTCGCCGGTGGTCACCTGTTTGGCTTCCTTGGCGTGCTGCTGGCGCTTCCGGCCGCCTCGGTGGTCGTGGTGTTGCTGCGCTATGTGTTCGCCCGTTACCGTGAGAGCAATCTTTATATGGAGCCCGCGGCCCCGGATGAGCGCGAGGCGGTGGATGTCGATGTGGACGTCGATGTCCGCGTCGATACGCATCCCAGCAAGCCGCGCCTCCCCGACGACGGTTCATGAGCAGTCAGCTTCCCCTTGCCCTGCGCTGGCCCCGTGGCCAGCGCTTTGAACATTTCCACGCCGGTGAGAACGCCGTCGCCGTGGAGGCCGTCCGCGCGGCGGCCGTGGATGCCTCGGCGCCCTGGGTGTTCGTTTCCGGCCCTCTGGGCAGTGGCCGCACGCATCTGTTGATCGCGGCCTGCCAGGAGGCGATCGACGCGGGGCGCAGTGCGCAGTACCTGCCGCTGGCCGGCCTGCGTGGCACGCGCGCCGCGGCGATCCGCGGCATGGCCGCCGGCGGCGACCTGCTGGCCATCGATGACGTGGATTCCATCACGGGTGATGCCGACAGCGAACACGCGCTGTTCGACACCTTCAACAGCTTCAAGGCGGACGGCGGCACGCTGCTGTTCGCGGGCAACGTGGGCCCGCTATCGCTGGAACTGGGGTTGCCGGACCTGCGTTCTCGCCTTGGCTCGCTCACCCAGGCCGTGCTGAAGCCGCTGGCGGATGCCGAGCGCCGGCAGGTGCTGCGCGAGCAGGCGGCGGGGCGGGGCATTGAACTGGACGAGATCGTGCTGGACTGGCTGTTCGCGCATCACGCGCGCGACCTGGGCGCGCTGCTGGACCTGCTCGATACGCTGGACCGCGCGACGCTGGCTGCCCAGCGTCGCGTGACCGTGCCGTTCCTGCGGAACCTGCTGAAGAACGATTAGATCGTTACGCCCAGCAGGCGCGGGGTGGCATTGGCGGTGACCACGGCGGTCATCGCGGCGGCCACCTTGTGGTTGCCGGCGATGATGTTGCCGCTCTCCGGCAGGCCTTCGCGGCCCGAGAAATCGTTGTAGACCCCACCGGCCTCGCGCACCAGCAGGGCGCCCGCGGCCATGTCCCACGGCTGCAGGCCCGGCTCGAAGTACCCATCGAGACGGCCGGCGGCGACGTACGCCAGGTCGAGCGCGGCCGAGCCCATGCGGCGGATGTCTTCCGCTTCCTGGAGCAGGGCGCTGGTGATGGCAAGCTGCGATTCGAGGTGGTTGCGCACGCGGTAGGGGTAGCCCGTGCCGAGCAGCGCACCGGTGAGGTTGTCGCGCTTGCCCACGCGGATGCGGCGGTCGTTGAGGTACGCGCCGTCGCCCTTGCTGGCGGTGAACAGCTCATCGCGCAGGGGGTCGAACACCACGCCGTACACCGGCTCGCCCTTGTCGAGCAGCGCAATGGAGACGGAGAAGTGCGGGATGCCGCGCAGGTAGTTGTGCGTGCCGTCCAGCGGATCGATCACCCAGACCAGGGTGCCTTTGCCGATCTGGCCCGATTCCTCGCCCACGATGGCGTGGGTGGGGTAGGCACGGCGCAGCTCTTTGATGATCTCGGCTTCGGCGAGGCGGTCCACCTCGGAGGCGAAATCCATCCGCTGCTTTTCGACGACCGCGAGGCCTTCGATGCGATTCATGTAGCGCAGGATGATGTTTCCTGCGGAGCGCGCGGCGCGCGCCGCGACGTTGACGGCGGGTCTTGGCATGGGATCGACTTGTCAAAAGAACAGGGGAAGCGGTCGGGGCCGCGTCGGTCGGGCAGTTTAGCACCCGGGGCGCGCCCGCCCAAGTCTATGGCCGGTGTAGACTTTCCGGTCCTGAAGAATTCGTGCTGTCGCCCATGGCCCTGCCGCCCCTAGATGCCTTCCGCTTCGTCCTCGTCCGTACCTCGCACTCGGGCAACATCGGCTCCGCCGCCCGGGCGATCCGCACCATGGGCTTCGAGCGGCTGACCCTGGTCGCCCCGCACCGCTTCCCGGACCCGGAGGCCACGGCCCTCGCCGCCGGTGCCGACGACGTGCTCGGCAACGCGGTCATCGCGGATGACCTCGTGGCCGGGCTGGCCGGCACCACCTTCGCCCTCGGCCTCTCGGCCCGCCGCCGCGGGGTGAACATCCCCGAACTGGACCCGCGCGAAGGCGCCGCCCAGGCCATCGCCGCCGTCCGCCGCGGCGAGCAGGTGGCCCTCGTGTTCGGCAACGAGCGCACCGGGCTGGAGAACGACGAGCTCTCGCGCTGCCACGCCATGGTCCGCATCCCCAGCGTCGACGATTTCAGCTCGCTCAACCTCTCGCAGGCCGTCCAGGTGGTGGCCTACGAGATCCGCATGGCCCTGCTGGGCGACGAGGCGAAGCCGGTGGAGACCGAGGCCGTCGACCCGGACGAAGTGCCCGCGGATGCCGAGCAAGTGGAGCGCTTCTTCACCCACTTGGGCGAAACGCTCGACGACATCGAGTTCCACAAGGGCCGCTCGCCCGTGACGATCATGCTCAAGCTGCGCAAGCTGTTCCTGCGCGCCCGGCCTGAGCTGCGCGAACTGCGCATCCTCCACGGGATCCTGGCGGATGCCCAGCGCATGGCCGAGATCGCCAAAAAGCGCGACTGACCCTCAAAAAAGGTCGCGGACGAAAGCGACCAGGGCGTGGCTGAAGGTCGCGGACAGGGCCGTGATGGCCACCGTCGTGCCCCATACGGCCAGCAACAGGGCGCCATCGCGCTCCACCAGCGCGAAGGCAAAGACGATCAGCATCCCGCCGAACAGGTAGTTGGTGAAGGGAATCGGCAGGGCCAGCAGGATGCCGATGAGGATCATGATCAGCCCCGAGGCCAGGGTGAAGGGGCGCTGGGTGAGTCGCTGCAGGCGTGGTTTGCAGGCCTTCTCCAGCCGCCGCGTCATCGGTTCGATGCGGTCGAGGAAGCGCAGCAGGCCCGCGCGCGACAGGGTCCGGCGCTTCAGGAAGCCGGGGATCCATGGATGTTCCAGCCCGATGAGCATCTCAAGGCCCAGTGCCACCACCAGCACGCCCATCACCCCGCCGATGCCTACCGGTACCGGGATGAAGTTGGGAATGGCCAGTAATAGCAGCAGGAAGCCGAACGCGCGTCGCTTCAGCGGCTCCAGCAGCTGTTCCACCGTCATCCGCTCGTCCGGCGCGGCCGTGGCGGCGGCCCGGAGCAGGGCGGCTGTCTTCTCTTCGCGGGGCTCGGCGGCAGTCATGCAGCCAGCGTCACCAGCCGGCCTTGAACCGATGATGAGCGCCGCTCAGGCCTCATCGTCGCCGGGGCGGGGTTCGACGGTGATCAGCACCTTGTCGATGCGGGCGCCGTCCATGTCCATCACCTCGAAGCGGATGCCCTGCCAGGTGAAGGCCTCGCCGGCATGTGGGATATGCCCGAAGCCGGTGGTGACCATGCCGGCCACCGTGCGGAAATCGTGCTCTTCCTCGTTGGGCAGGCGGTCCAGCTGGAGCAGTTCGCGCAGGTCGTCGGCCGGCAACGAGCCATCCACCAGCCAGCTGCCATCCTCCCGGCGCACGATGGGGCCGGCCTGGGTCGTGTCGTCCGACGCGGGCGCGGTGGCACCAACGACGGCCGAGAGGAGGTCGTTCAAGGTCACCAGGCCTTCGATGTCGCCGTACTCGTCCACGGCCAGGGCGAGCTGGGTATCTGCGTCGCGGAAGGCTTCCAGCAGGTCCAGGGCGCGGGCCGCGGCCGGCACGAACAGCGGCCGGGCCACGTGGGCGAACAGGTCCACTTCGCCGCTTTCGAGCGAACGGATCAGGGTCTTCACCTCGACCGTACCGATCACCTCGCTCTCGTCCCGGCGATACACCGGGTAGCGCGAGAACGGCGTCTGCCGGAGTACCTCGAGGTTGTCCTCGCGGGGCGCGGCGATATCCAGCCAGGCGATCTTCATGCGCGGGGTCATCACCGAGCCCACCGCCCGGTCGCCCAGGCGCAGCACCCGGTTCACCATGTTGCGCTCGTCGCTGTCGAGGATTCCCTGCTCGGCACTCTCGGCCACCAGCATGCGGATCTCTTCTTCCGTCGCCGCGCTGGCGCCCTTGCGATGCAGCTGCAGCACCCTGAGGATGCCGGTGGAAACATGGTTGAGCAGCCAGACCAGTGGCAGCGTGATCCGCGAGATCACCAGCATGGGCACGGCGATCTGGCTGGCGATCTTTTCCGGCGCGGTGAGGGCGGCGCGCTTGGGCACCAGCTCACCGACGATGATCTGCACCAGCGACATCAGCAGGAAGCCGGCCAGCCAGCCCAGCACCCGCATGTAGGGCTCCAGCCACGCCGGGCCGTCGCCGTGGATCAGCTCGGCAAAATGCTCGGCGAGCTTGTCGCCGGCCAGGGCGCCGGTGACCAGGATGATCAGGGTCATGCCCACCTGGACGGTGGACAGGAACTGCTCCGGGGCCTCGGCCAGCTGCAGGGCGACACGGGCCCGGCGACTGTCGCGGGCCATCTGCTTCAGGCGACTTTTCCGCGAGGCCACCACCGACATTTCGGACAGGGCAAAGAACGCGTTGGCCAGCGAGAGGACGAAAACGAGAAGTAGTTCGGTGAGCATGTGCGGGCTATATACCAGACACGGCAGCGAAGGTCTTGCGGCCCGTGTGCAGCAAGGGGAGGGTAAGGTCCGGTAACATAAGCGTCATATCCCCGACGATCCCCCAGGCAACTCCATGTTTTCACTCCAGACGATGTTCGGTAAGGGCGACAAGTTCTACGGCCTGCTCGAAGAGAGCGCCGAAGCCGCCCGCGAGAGCGCCAAGGCCATGCACGACCTGGTGACCCGCGCCGACCGCTCGCCGGTCATGGCCGCCTTCACCACCACCCGGGCGCGCGAGAAGGCGCTGCACGCCCAGATCGGCGAGGAACTGGTCAACACCTTCGTGACGGCCCTGGATCGTGAAGACATCGAGGCGCTGAACTCCGCGCTGTACAAGATCCCCAAAACCATCGAGAAATTCGCCGAACGCTACGTCATCGTCGCTGATCGCCTTGCCGGCGTCGACTTTGCCCAGCGCGCCGTGCTGCTCCAGCAGTCGGCGGATGTCGTCGTCCAGATGATCGCCCAGCTCCGCCAGGGCCTGAAGATCGGCCCGGTGAAGAAGCTGCGTGACCAGCTGCACGCGCTGGAAGCCGAGGCCGACCGCCTGCTGCTGGATCCCTACCGCACGCTCTACGCGGAGGCCTCGGACCCGCTGCGCGCCATCCTCGCCAAGGACCTCTTCGAGCTGATCGAGAAGGCCGTGGACAAGTGCCGCGACGTCGGCAACGTCGTCTACGCCATCGTGCTCAAGAACTCCTGACGGCGGGTTTCCCATGAGCATGGTTATCGCGGTCGTCCTGATCGCCCTCGCGTTTACCTACATCAATGGCTTCCACGACACGGCGAACTCGATTGCCACCGTCGTGGCGACCAAGGTGCTTACGCCGGGCCAGGCCGTCCTGCTGGCGGCAGTGACCAACCTGGCGGGCGCCCTCTGGGGCACGGCCGTGGCGGCCACGATTGCCTCGGGCCTGATTGATACCGGCGTGGTCGAGGTGGGGTCGCAGTTGCTGATCAGCGCCTTGCTCGGCGCGACGATCTGGAACCTGATCACCTGGTGGCTGGGCCTGCCGTCCAGCTCCAGCCACGCCCTGGTCGGCGGCCTGTGCGGTGCCGCCCTGGCCGCCTCTCAGGAAAACCTCCACTCGATCATCTGGTGGCAGGCGGGCGCGCACTGGTGGCTGGGCAAGGGCGTGGTGCCCAAGGTCATCGTGCCGATGATCATCTCGCCGCTGCTGGGCTTCGTCCTCGGCTTCCTGCTGATGGGCGCGCTCTACGCGCTGCTGGGCTTCTTCTCCGGGCAGAAGGGCTACCTGCACCGTTTCGGCCGCACGCCGTTCGTCAACAGCTTCTTCGGCAAGGCGCAGATCGTCTCGGCCAGCGCCATGGGCCTGTCGCACGGCATGAACGATGCGCAGAAGAGCATGGGCATCATCGCGCTGGCCCTGGCCGGCGCCACGGCGGCGGGCCAGTTCGACCACCTGCCGGCGTTCCTGTCCTTCCTGCGCATCCCGCATGACCCGGCCGCGGCCGGCGGTTTCCCGATCCCGGTTTGGGTGAAGGTGGTCTGCGCGCTGACCATGGCCGGCGGCACCGCGGGCGGTGGCTGGCGCATCATCAAGACGCTGGGCCACAAGATGGTCAAGCTGCACCCGATCAACGGCTTTGCCGCCGAAGGCAGCTCGGCCGCGGTGATCCTCACCGCCTCGATGATGGGCATCCCCGTGTCCACCACCCATAACGTCTCCGCCTCGATCATGGGCGTGGGCGCGGCCAAGCGTTTCAACGCCATCCGCTGGTCGGTGGTGGAGCGGATGGTGTGGGCGTGGATCCTTACCTTGCCGGTGACGGCGGCGTTGGGCTATGCCCTGGTGAAGCTGGGCCGCCTGTTCTTCTGAGCGGCGCCTACAGCGCGTCGGCTTCGCCGTTGACCACCTGTTCCAGCTGGTCTCCAGTGAGGCCAAGTTCCTCGATCAGCCGGGCCAGCTCGCGCTCGTCAAGGTAGTCGTAGGGCCGGTTCTCACACAGGTGCAGGAACGGCGAGCCATCCAGGTCGGCCTCGGCCAGGTAGCCCGTGCGCTGCTCCCAGTTGAAGCGCAGGCAGCGGCGGGCGTCCACGCCGGCCAGCGGGCCGATGGGCGTGGAGAGACGCAGGAAGCGCTGCCCCTCGCCGTCTTCCAGCTCAGCCAGGTAAATGCCCTGGTGCCGGCCATCCGGCAGCTCCAGGTCGAAGCTGATCAGGTAGGGCTCGTTCTGTCGGAGCTTGTGGATAGCCCCGACGTGGGAGCGGATCGCTTCGAAGTGACGCATGGGCTTGCCCTGGGCTCGATAGCAGACCCCCGATGGTACGCTCACCGTGTTTCGTTTGGCATGCAAGAAGCGCCCATGACTGATGAACTGGATGACGATGAAGCCCGTGCCCTGCGGGCGCAGCGGATTATCGAGGCCGTAGCCGCGATACCGCGTGGCCGGGTAGCCAGCTATGGCGCCATCGCCGCGCGCGCCGGCTACCCGGGCCGCGCCCGGCTGATCGGCCGGGTGCTCGGCGACGCTCCCGACCGGCTGAAACTGCCGTGGCACCGCGTCCTGCGGGCCGACGGGCGGATTGGCATCCCTGCCGGCACCGCGAGCTACCGCGAGCAATGCAAGCGCCTGAAGGCCGAGGGCGTGACCGTGAAGGACGGCCGCGTGCCGATGAGCGCGTTCGGCCTCGACCATGACCTGGACCGGGCGATCTGGGGCATGCCCGGGGCTTAGCGGTAGATGATGTCCACCACCCGCCAGCGGGCGGCGCGGTCACGTGTCAGCGCGTAGGCGAACAGCGGCACGCGGGCCATGACGTCGAGCCGGGCCGGGCGCGTTTCGGCGGGCGCAGGTCGTAGGCAGGCGGGCTGGGTGCCCGCCATCAGGCACGTCGGCTCGCGAATGACGCCGCTGAAGGTGATCGCACCGTCGGCGGCGAGGACCGGAGCGGCGCCGATGAAGGCGACGAAGGGCAGCAGTACGAACGCATTGCGCATGGCGGTAACCCCCTTGGTTGGCGGGCCGGTAGCCCGAGCTCATTACGCTCCTGCGGCCGTTTGGGGGACAAGCGCTGGCGGCTGAACATGGTGTAGGCCTACGCCGATTTGGGTGTCCCGCCGTTCAGGCCCGAGACCCCGGTTTGGTAGCATGGGCGCATGCAGTCTTCCGCGATCGACCTCCTTCATTCCGTTTTCGGCTATCCCGCGTTCCGGGGCCAACAGCAGGCCATCGTCGAGGAAGTCGCCGCGGGCGGTGACGCCCTGGTGCTCATGCCCACCGGCGGCGGCAAGTCATTGTGTTTCCAGATCCCCGCGCTCATGCGTTACGGCACCGGCATCGTCGTGTCGCCGCTGATCGCCCTGATGCAGGACCAGGTTGACGCGCTGGTCGAAGCCGGCGTGAAGGCGCGCTACCTCAATTCCAGCCTGGATGCGCTCACCCAGCGCGAGGTGGAAGAGCAATTGCTCGCCGGCGACCTGGACATGCTCTACGTGGCGCCCGAACGCCTGCTCACCCCGCGCTTCCTCGCGTTGCTCGACCGCATCCCCATCGCGCTGTTCGCCATCGACGAGGCGCACTGCGTCTCGCAGTGGGGCCACGATTTCCGCCCGGAATACCGCGAACTCACCCTGCTGCACGAGCGCTTCCCGGAAGTGCCACGCATCGCGCTGACCGCCACGGCGGACGACCGCACGCGCGAGGAAATCGTCGAGCGCCTCCGCCTCACCGAGGCCCGCCGTTTCGTTTCCAGCTTCGATCGCCCGAACATCCGCTACCGCGTCGCGCCGCGGCAGAACGCGCGCCGGCAGCTGCTGGATTTCCTCGATGCGCACCGTGGCGATGCGGGCATCGTGTATTGCCTGAGCCGACGCAAGGTGGACGAAACCGCCGCGTGGCTCGCCGAGGCGGGCGTGGATGCGCTGCCGTACCACGCGGGCCTCGACCCGGAAACGCGTACGCGCCACCAGCAGCGCTTCCTGCGCGAAGACGGCATCGTCATGGTGGCCACCGTCGCGTTTGGCATGGGCATCGACAAACCCGACGTGCGCTTCGTGGCGCATCTCGACCTGCCGCGCAGCATGGAAGGCTATTACCAGGAAACCGGCCGCGCCGGCCGCGATGGCCTGCCCGCGGAAGCGTGGATGGTCTACGGCCTGGGCGATGTCGTGACCATGAGCCAGATGATCGCGCAGTCCGAATCCGGCGACGATCGCAAACGCATCGAGCGCGCCAAGCTCGATAGCCTGCTCGGCTACGCGGAAGCGACCCGGTGCCGCCGGCAGCTGCTGCTCGAGGCGTTTGCCGAGCCACATGCAGGAAACTGCGCCAATTGCGACAACTGCCTGGTGCCGCCGAAAACCTGGGACGCGACGCTGGCCGCGCAAAAGGCGATGTCGGCCATCTACCGCAGTGGCCAGCGCTACGGTGCCGGCCACCTCATCGACATCCTCCGCGGTGACGTGGCGGAGCGCGTGCGCGAACTGGGCCACGACAAGCTCAGCGTGTTTGGTGTCGGCGCGGACATGGACGCCACCCAGTGGCGTTCGGTGTTCCGCCAGTTGCTGGCCGCAGGACTGGTCGAAGCCGACCCGGAAGGCTACGGCACGTTGCGCCTGTCATCGCAGAGCGGCCCCGTACTGAAGGGCGAGCGCAAGGTGGAACTGCGCGAGGACGCCCGCCCGGCCAAGGGCCGGCGCACGCGCAGCAGCGCACCGGCCGCGGGCGCCTCCCTCGGCATCGAGGCGACGGAAGAGCCGTTGTGGAACGACCTGCGCCGCGTGCGTGCCGAACTGGCGAAGGCCCAGGGCGTGCCCGCGTATGTCATCTTCCATGACGCGACGCTGCTGGCGATGCTGCGCGGACTCCCGCAGGATGAAGACGAACTGTCGGCGATCAGCGGCGTCGGCGAGAGCAAGCTCAAGCGTTACGGCAAGGATTTCCTGGCGGTGTTGACCGCGGCCGGGTAGTGCCCTCGATCGATATGAGGTTATTCTCAAGTCCGCGCCGCTATTGAAAAAATCGTGCCGTCGCGCTTGCATCGGACGGGACGCGTCCCCAACCCTTAGGGGCTGA is part of the Luteibacter pinisoli genome and harbors:
- a CDS encoding DUF2066 domain-containing protein; this encodes MTMRAARPLAFLMLLLLAAIGPALAQTAMYTVSVPVADTSAAVRDQAFANGLTQVLARATNGADPRAKAGYADAMKQPGGLVQQYQYQRTGGANGAPLALEITFDPGAIRRVLAVGDAAAAAPKPPVLVIAHDPAGKALGMQDLAPLAQMADARGYQIVTPKADTPVDAKALAAGDTSAVAGAARQYNTATVLVGTVRDDGTEWTLVNAGRVASWQDSGEARAALLSNAANAMADKLDRSYTAAAGGSTSGKVWVAGLHSAVDYAGLLATFQNDPTVKTIVPVGATADGVLFSVNASAPLARLVAGYATGGHVLATDAHAGADLAVRWVP
- a CDS encoding AI-2E family transporter; amino-acid sequence: MTQDTSRRWQMLALIGIIVFLIWLLAPVLMPFALAAMLAYLGDPLADRLQRLGMGRTLAVSIVFTVIIIIFIGVLLLLVPLIQRQVTNLIDNLPHYVEWLRSVALPWVQQRLHLEADTFDSDKVLTAIKEHIGSIGSIAASTLAKVTQSGMGVITWMTNAVLIPVVAFYLLRDWDTMIAHIQRLIPRSVEPTVVRLSRESDQVLGAFVRGQLLVMLALGVFYGLGLTLVGISIGPLIGMVAGLLSFVPYLGFMIGFVAALVAALVQYGDWNHVILVGVVFTIGQLLEGYVLVPRLVGGKIGLHPVAVIFAVLAGGHLFGFLGVLLALPAASVVVVLLRYVFARYRESNLYMEPAAPDEREAVDVDVDVDVRVDTHPSKPRLPDDGS
- the hda gene encoding DnaA regulatory inactivator Hda; translation: MSSQLPLALRWPRGQRFEHFHAGENAVAVEAVRAAAVDASAPWVFVSGPLGSGRTHLLIAACQEAIDAGRSAQYLPLAGLRGTRAAAIRGMAAGGDLLAIDDVDSITGDADSEHALFDTFNSFKADGGTLLFAGNVGPLSLELGLPDLRSRLGSLTQAVLKPLADAERRQVLREQAAGRGIELDEIVLDWLFAHHARDLGALLDLLDTLDRATLAAQRRVTVPFLRNLLKND
- a CDS encoding inositol monophosphatase family protein — encoded protein: MPRPAVNVAARAARSAGNIILRYMNRIEGLAVVEKQRMDFASEVDRLAEAEIIKELRRAYPTHAIVGEESGQIGKGTLVWVIDPLDGTHNYLRGIPHFSVSIALLDKGEPVYGVVFDPLRDELFTASKGDGAYLNDRRIRVGKRDNLTGALLGTGYPYRVRNHLESQLAITSALLQEAEDIRRMGSAALDLAYVAAGRLDGYFEPGLQPWDMAAGALLVREAGGVYNDFSGREGLPESGNIIAGNHKVAAAMTAVVTANATPRLLGVTI
- a CDS encoding RNA methyltransferase — translated: MALPPLDAFRFVLVRTSHSGNIGSAARAIRTMGFERLTLVAPHRFPDPEATALAAGADDVLGNAVIADDLVAGLAGTTFALGLSARRRGVNIPELDPREGAAQAIAAVRRGEQVALVFGNERTGLENDELSRCHAMVRIPSVDDFSSLNLSQAVQVVAYEIRMALLGDEAKPVETEAVDPDEVPADAEQVERFFTHLGETLDDIEFHKGRSPVTIMLKLRKLFLRARPELRELRILHGILADAQRMAEIAKKRD
- a CDS encoding exopolysaccharide biosynthesis protein: MTAAEPREEKTAALLRAAATAAPDERMTVEQLLEPLKRRAFGFLLLLLAIPNFIPVPVGIGGVMGVLVVALGLEMLIGLEHPWIPGFLKRRTLSRAGLLRFLDRIEPMTRRLEKACKPRLQRLTQRPFTLASGLIMILIGILLALPIPFTNYLFGGMLIVFAFALVERDGALLLAVWGTTVAITALSATFSHALVAFVRDLF
- a CDS encoding hemolysin family protein, with the translated sequence MLTELLLVFVLSLANAFFALSEMSVVASRKSRLKQMARDSRRARVALQLAEAPEQFLSTVQVGMTLIILVTGALAGDKLAEHFAELIHGDGPAWLEPYMRVLGWLAGFLLMSLVQIIVGELVPKRAALTAPEKIASQIAVPMLVISRITLPLVWLLNHVSTGILRVLQLHRKGASAATEEEIRMLVAESAEQGILDSDERNMVNRVLRLGDRAVGSVMTPRMKIAWLDIAAPREDNLEVLRQTPFSRYPVYRRDESEVIGTVEVKTLIRSLESGEVDLFAHVARPLFVPAAARALDLLEAFRDADTQLALAVDEYGDIEGLVTLNDLLSAVVGATAPASDDTTQAGPIVRREDGSWLVDGSLPADDLRELLQLDRLPNEEEHDFRTVAGMVTTGFGHIPHAGEAFTWQGIRFEVMDMDGARIDKVLITVEPRPGDDEA
- a CDS encoding DUF47 domain-containing protein, with the protein product MFSLQTMFGKGDKFYGLLEESAEAARESAKAMHDLVTRADRSPVMAAFTTTRAREKALHAQIGEELVNTFVTALDREDIEALNSALYKIPKTIEKFAERYVIVADRLAGVDFAQRAVLLQQSADVVVQMIAQLRQGLKIGPVKKLRDQLHALEAEADRLLLDPYRTLYAEASDPLRAILAKDLFELIEKAVDKCRDVGNVVYAIVLKNS
- a CDS encoding inorganic phosphate transporter — translated: MSMVIAVVLIALAFTYINGFHDTANSIATVVATKVLTPGQAVLLAAVTNLAGALWGTAVAATIASGLIDTGVVEVGSQLLISALLGATIWNLITWWLGLPSSSSHALVGGLCGAALAASQENLHSIIWWQAGAHWWLGKGVVPKVIVPMIISPLLGFVLGFLLMGALYALLGFFSGQKGYLHRFGRTPFVNSFFGKAQIVSASAMGLSHGMNDAQKSMGIIALALAGATAAGQFDHLPAFLSFLRIPHDPAAAGGFPIPVWVKVVCALTMAGGTAGGGWRIIKTLGHKMVKLHPINGFAAEGSSAAVILTASMMGIPVSTTHNVSASIMGVGAAKRFNAIRWSVVERMVWAWILTLPVTAALGYALVKLGRLFF
- a CDS encoding MGMT family protein, whose protein sequence is MTDELDDDEARALRAQRIIEAVAAIPRGRVASYGAIAARAGYPGRARLIGRVLGDAPDRLKLPWHRVLRADGRIGIPAGTASYREQCKRLKAEGVTVKDGRVPMSAFGLDHDLDRAIWGMPGA